GTACTTCAGTAGCCCCTGCATCTTTGAGAATTTTTATTATATTGGCACACGTTGTTCCGCGAACAATAGAATCGTCAATTAATATTACCCTTTTGCCAGCAACGTTATCCCTTAGGACATTGAGTTTTATACTCACGCTCATTTCTCGTTCGGCTTGTGTGGGCTTAATAAATGTTCTTCCTGTATATCTGTTTTTTACAAGACCTTCGCCGTAAGGAATACCGCTTGCTTGTGCATATCCTACTGCAAAATTGAGTCCCGAATCAGGCACTCCAACAACTATGTCAGCTTCTACAGGATGAGCTTTTGCTAATAATTTGCCGGCTTCTACTCTAGAATTATAAACGCTTACGCCGTCTATAATACTGTCAGGTCTTGCAAAATAAATATATTCAAACACGCACAATGACTTTTGGGGATCATCGGCGTATTTTATTGATCTAAATCCGTCTTTGTCTATTATAACCATTTCGCCCGGTTGGACATCTCGCACAAATTCAGCTCTTATTACATCCAAAGCTGCAGTTTCACTGGCTAAGATATAAGAATTTTTTAGCTTTCCTATACACAGCGGTCTAAATCCCTTAGGATCTCTAATTCCTATCAGCTTTCTAGGACTCATAACAATCAAAGAATAAGCACCTTCTAACTTTTCTACTACTTTTAGCATTGCTTCTTCTATTGAATGGGTTTTTGTCCTAGCAATGGCCGCCAAATGCATTATTACTTCGGTATCAGAAGATGATTGGAAAATCGCGCCTTTGTGTTCTAGAAGATATCTTAATTCATTAGCATTAGTTAAATTGCCATTATGAGCTATTGTAAGCGTGCCCTTAACATAACGGCTCACTAACGGCTGACAGTTTTCTCTTAGTGATCCGCCAGAAGTAGAATACCTAACATGACCTACCGCTATTGAACCTTTTAGCTGGGCTATGTTTTCTGTGTTAAACACTTCGTTTACTAAGCCCATGTCCTTATGAACACGTATTAGTCCATTGTCGTTAACTGCAATTCCGCAACTTTCTTGGCCACGATGCTGCAAAGCATAAAGTCCGTAATAGGTCATTTTGGCTACATCAAATCCATCAAAATCAAAAAAACCGAAAACACCGCACTCTTCTTTGACTTTATCAAAAACCATTGCTTTTAGCCCAACCTAAAAAGATTTTATATATAAAAAATATATAATTCAGGATTATTCCCACTCTATAGTGGCAGGGGGTTTTGAGGTTATATCATAAACTACACGATTGATTACACGTAATTCATTGACAATTCGTGAGCTTACACGCTTTAGTATATTATGAGGTATTTCTGCCCAGTCGGCTGTCATAAAATCAGTAGTTGTTACAGCTCTAAGAGCCAAAACATAATTATAAGTTCTTTCATCTCCCATTACGCCTACTGAACGCATATCTGTCAATATGGCAAAATACTGATTAATGCTCTTGTCAAGTCCAGCCAAAGCAACTTCTTCTCTGAATATCGCATCCGCTTCTCTTAAAATATCAAGTTTATCTTTTGTTACTTCGCCAATAACTCGTACAGCCAATCCGGGGCCAGGGAAAGGTTGTCTATAAACCAGCTTTTCAGGCATTCCAAGTTCAAGTCCAAGCTTTCTTACTTCGTCTTTAAACAGACTTCTCAGCGGCTCAATTATTTCTTTAAATTTGATGTTTTTGGGTAATCCGCCGACATTGTGGTGGCTCTTAATTACAGCACTTTTACCCAAACCGCTTTCGATAACATCGGGATATATAGTGCCTTGAACAAGGTAGTCAACTTCGCCGATTTTTGCCGCTTCTTCTTCAAATACGCGGATAAACTCTTCGCCTATAATTTTTCTTTTGGCTTCAGGATCTGTTACACCTTTTAGCCTGTTTAAAAATCTATCTTGGGCATTAACTCTAATTAGATTAATGTTTTGCTTATTTTTGAAAAATTCTTCAACTTCATCGCCTTCGTTTTTTCTCAATAAACCATGATCCACGAAAATGCAGGTCAGGTTATTGCCTATAGCACGACTTAACAGCATTGCCGAAACTGAGCTGTCAACTCCGCCGCTCAATGCGCATAAAACCTTCTTGTCGCCGATTTTGTTCTTGAGCATGTCAGCATATTCACTGGCATATTTGCTCATCTTCCAATCAGCATTAGCACCGCAAATATTAATTAAGAAGTTTTTCAAAATCTTAGTTCCTTCTACCGTATGGTTGACTTCGGGATGGAACTGTACTCCATAAATCTTTAATTGGTCATTAGCGATAGCGGCATTGGGACATGTATCCGTATGTGCTATTGAATAAAAGCCTTCAGGCAAAACTTCAGCCTGATTTGTATGGCTCATCCAGCAGTCTGAATTTTTCAACACACCTTCAAATAATTTGTGTGTGTTATCAACGGTCAATACAGCCTTGCCGTATTCGGATTTTGATGCAGGAACAACCTTGCCGCCTAGCATTTGTGCGATCAGTTGCTCGCCGTAACAAATTCCTAGTACTGGTATTCCCAATGAAAAAATGCTTTTGTCGGGCTTAGGTGCATTGTCTTCAAAGACATTATCAGGTCCGCCCGTAAAAATAATACCTATGGGATTAATGCTTTTGATTTTTTCGATACTCGTATCATAATGCAATAATTCGCAATAAACATTGCATTCTCTTACGCGTCTTGCAATAAGTTGATTATATTGTCCGCCGAAATCTAAAATAATAACTGTTTGTGTGTTCAAGTTCGTTTACTTCCTAAATTAAAAAAGCTATTTTATTTTATCAAAATTAAATGTTTTTCTCAACTGATTAATAGCATGCAACAAATAAGTTAATTTTAACGATTATATAACAAAATGTCCACTTTTTATCCTTAGAAAAAAACGAATCTTTTTATACTAGAGATAAGTTTTTACTAAAATAAAAAAATCCGCCTGAACTTT
Above is a window of Clostridia bacterium DNA encoding:
- the purF gene encoding amidophosphoribosyltransferase codes for the protein MVFDKVKEECGVFGFFDFDGFDVAKMTYYGLYALQHRGQESCGIAVNDNGLIRVHKDMGLVNEVFNTENIAQLKGSIAVGHVRYSTSGGSLRENCQPLVSRYVKGTLTIAHNGNLTNANELRYLLEHKGAIFQSSSDTEVIMHLAAIARTKTHSIEEAMLKVVEKLEGAYSLIVMSPRKLIGIRDPKGFRPLCIGKLKNSYILASETAALDVIRAEFVRDVQPGEMVIIDKDGFRSIKYADDPQKSLCVFEYIYFARPDSIIDGVSVYNSRVEAGKLLAKAHPVEADIVVGVPDSGLNFAVGYAQASGIPYGEGLVKNRYTGRTFIKPTQAEREMSVSIKLNVLRDNVAGKRVILIDDSIVRGTTCANIIKILKDAGATEV
- the guaA gene encoding glutamine-hydrolyzing GMP synthase; this translates as MNTQTVIILDFGGQYNQLIARRVRECNVYCELLHYDTSIEKIKSINPIGIIFTGGPDNVFEDNAPKPDKSIFSLGIPVLGICYGEQLIAQMLGGKVVPASKSEYGKAVLTVDNTHKLFEGVLKNSDCWMSHTNQAEVLPEGFYSIAHTDTCPNAAIANDQLKIYGVQFHPEVNHTVEGTKILKNFLINICGANADWKMSKYASEYADMLKNKIGDKKVLCALSGGVDSSVSAMLLSRAIGNNLTCIFVDHGLLRKNEGDEVEEFFKNKQNINLIRVNAQDRFLNRLKGVTDPEAKRKIIGEEFIRVFEEEAAKIGEVDYLVQGTIYPDVIESGLGKSAVIKSHHNVGGLPKNIKFKEIIEPLRSLFKDEVRKLGLELGMPEKLVYRQPFPGPGLAVRVIGEVTKDKLDILREADAIFREEVALAGLDKSINQYFAILTDMRSVGVMGDERTYNYVLALRAVTTTDFMTADWAEIPHNILKRVSSRIVNELRVINRVVYDITSKPPATIEWE